The window GCGGCGGTGGCCGCGGATCTCGGCCTCGTCGCGCACGCCGCCGAGGCTGATGCGCGCGAACTTGCGGCCCAGCGCCCGCGCGATCGAGCGGCCGAGCGAGGTCTTGCCGACGCCCGGCGGGCCGACGAAGCAGAGGATCGGCCCCTTCATCTCCTCGCGCAGCTTGCGCACCGCGAGGTACTCGAGGATGCGGGTCTTGACCTTCTCGAGGTCGTAGTGGTCCTCGTCGAGCACCTTCTCGGCCGCCGGGATGTCGAGGACGTCGGTCGTCGCGCGGCTCCAGGGCAGCTCGACGAGCCAGTCGAGGTACGTGCGCAGCATCGAGGCTTCGGCCGCGTCCTGGTGCATGTGCGAGAGCCGGTCGAGTTGCTTGAGCGCCTGCGCGCGGACGGTCTCCGGCATTCCCGCCGCCTCGACCTTCGAGCGGTACTCGCTCATCTCGCCCGAGCGCTCGTCGGCGTCGCCGAGCTCCTTCTGGATGGCCTTGAGCTGCTCGCGCAGGTAGTACTCGCGCTGGCTCTTGTCGATCTCGCCCTTGGCGCGCGTCTGGATCTTCTCCTGCATCTCCAGGAGGTTGATCTCCTTGGCGAGCAGTTCGTTGACCCGGCGCAGGCGCGCGACGGGGTCGGCGACCTCGAGGATCTCCTGCGCGTCGTGGACCCGCAGGCCGAGGTTGGAGCCCAGCAGGTCGGCCAGGCGCCCCGGGTCGTCGAGGTTCTCGGCGACGAGCATGATGTCCGGCAGCACCGCCTTGCCCATCGCGGCGACCTTCTGCATCTGCTCCTTGACCGAGCGCACGAGCGCCTCGATCTCCAGATCCCCGGGCGCCGCCTCGTGCTCGCGCAGCCGGCGCACCTGCACCTTGAGGAACGGCTCCTCCTGGAGGACCTTCTCGATGCGGGCGCGCGCCACCCCCTGGACGAGGATCTTGATGCGCCCGTCGGGCATCTTGAGCATGCGCATGATCAGCGCCGCCGTGCCCACCGGGTAGAGCTGGTCCGGCGCCGGCTCCTCGACGGTCTGGTCGCGCTGGGTCGCGAGGAAGATCATCCGGTCCTTCGCGAGGGATTCGTCGATCGCGCTGATCGAGAGCGTCCGCGCGACGAACAGAGGAATGATCATGTAGGGGAAGACGACGATGTCCCGCACGGGCAGCACGGGCAGCTCCTTCGGGATCTTCACGACCTCTTCCTTCTTGGTGCCGCTCATCGCTCGCCCCCCCCCTCGGCGCCGGCAGTCTGCACCGGGATCACCCGGCGGCTGCCCCGCCGTTCCTCGATCTTCGGCACGCGCACCTGGAGCACGCCGTCGCGATACGTCGCGGCGGCCCGGGTGACGTCGACGGCGCGCCCGGCGAGCACCGCGCGCCGGAACGGGCCGAAGGTGCGCTCCATGCAGAGGAAGTTGACCCGGCTCGGGCCGGGCTCCTCCGCCTTGAACCCCTCGATCACGATCAGCCCCTCGCCGGCGCTGACCCCGATCTGCGAAGCGTCGAGGCCGGGCAGCTCCGCCTCGACGATCAGCTCTCCGGCGGTCTCGAAGACGTCGATCGCGGGGAACTCCGTCTCCTCGATCGCCGGGTGCTCGGGCCGCCCCGCGGCGACGGGCCGCCCCGGAAAGTCCTCGTCCTCCGGTTCCCCGGCGAACGGATCGGCGGTCGTGCGCCGGAATCCCATGACGGCCTCCCCGCCTAGGCCCGGGCCGGCCGCCGCCGGCGCAGCAGCTCGCGCAGGTAGCGGCGGAACGGCGGGCCGAGCTCGGCGTTGGCGAGCGCGAACTCCACGGTCGCCTGCAGGAAGCCGAGCTTGTCGCCGGCGTCGTAGCGGCGTCCCTCGAAGAGCACGGCGTAGAGCGGGTAGTTGCGCTCGACGGTCAGGTCGCGCAGCGCGTCGGTGAGCTGCACCTCGCCCCCGCGGCCCCGCGGGGTGACGGCGAGGGACTCGAAGATCGCCGGCGCCAGGACGTAGCGGCCGATGATGGCCAGGTCGGAGGGGGCCTTGTCCGGGGCGGGCTTCTCGACGAGCCCCCGAACGCGGAAGAGGCGCCTGCTCCCCGCCACCGGCTCGGCCTTGATCACGCCGTAGCTGGAGATCTCGGGGCCGCGCACGCGCTGGACCGCGATGACCCCGCCGACGACCTCACCCGAGGAGCGGGCCAGCCGCTCGTAGGCGTCGATCAGCTGGCGCAGGCAGGGCACGCGGCCGCTGACGATGTCGTCGCCGAGGAGGACGGCGAACGGCTCGTCGCCGACCAGGTTGCGGGCGCAGAGGATCGCGTGCCCGAGCCCCAGCGGCTCGCCTTGGCGGACGTAGGCGAAGTTGGCGAGGTTCGTGATCTTGCGGACCTCCTCGAGCAGCTTGCGGTTGCCCTTGCGGTCAAGCGCGTGCTCGAGCTCGAAGATGGTGTCGAAGTGGTCCTCGATGGCCCGCTTGCCGCGGCCGGTGACGAAGACCGCGTCGGTGATGCCGGCGAGCGCCGCCTCCTCGACCACGTACTGGATCAGGGGCTTGTCGACGAGCGCCAGCATCTCCTTCGGCGAGGCTTTCGTGGCCGGCAGGAAGCGGGTGCCGAGGCCCCCGACAGGGAACACCGCCTTGGTGACGCTCACGTCCAAGCCTCCTCGCGCTCGCAGACGTTCCGGGTGGCGGACCGGGGAGTCCCGCCGCAGCCCATCGTAGGCGGTGCGGGGGCGCACCGTCAAGCGCGCCGAATGTTTCTTGACACCCGGGGCGCGGTTGTGCAAAATTCCGACGTTTTTCCGCGGTGAATGATGATCCGGTGCCGCGCCGGGCCAGGGCAGAGCCAGGGAGGACGCACATGCAGCGAGTTTCGGGAGCACGGGGGGCGCGCACCGCGCCGGGGAGCCTCTGGTTCCTCTTTCGACTGGTTGCGGTCGTTGCGGCCGCCTGGATCATGCAACCCGGGCCGGCGGCGGCGGTCGGCCGGACGGACTGCTTCGAGTGCCACAACGGCTCGGACGGGCCGACGGTGGACGAGAAGCTCTTCGACCAGACGGTCCACGCCGACCTCGACTGCACGGAGTGCCACGCCGACGTCAAGGACGTGCCCCACGACGCGCCGCTGAAGAAGGTCGACTGCTCGCAGTGCCACGACAAGGTGCAGGCCGTCTACAACGGCAGCATCCACGGGATGGCCCAGAAGTCCGGCGTGAAGGAGGCCGCCCGCTGCCCCGACTGCCACGGCATGCACAACATCTTCTCGCCGAAGGATCAGCGCTCGACGGTCTACCCGCTGAATCTCGCCGAGACCTGCGGCGCCTGCCACAGCAACGCGGCGCTGGCGAAGAAGTACGATATCCCGGTCGCCGACCCCTACCAGAAGTACAAGCAGAGCATCCACGGCCGCGCGCTGCTGCGCTCGGGCCTGGTCGTCTCCGCCGTCTGCAACGACTGCCACGGCACGCACGACATCCTGCCGCACACCGACCCGAAGTCGCGCATCAACTACCAGAACATCCGCAAGACCTGCGGCTCGTGCCACGAGGGCGTGCTGGCGCAGTTCAACCAGAGCGTGCACGGCAAGGCGCTCGACAGCGGCGCCAAGCTCCCCACCGGCAAGGGGGCGCCGACGTGCACGGTCTGCCACCACTCGCACGAGATCGTCCGCATCACCGAGGAGGACTGGAAGCTGCACAACCTCCAGGAGTGCGGCAACTGCCACGCCGACCGCATCAACACCTACCGCGAGACCTACCACGGCCAGATCACGACCCTCGGCTACGCCAAGGTCGCCCGCTGCAGCGACTGCCACGGCTCGCACAACATCCTGCCGCCCTCCGACCCCAAGTCGATCCTCGCGCCGGGGGCGAACAAGGTCCAGACCTGCCGCAAGTGCCACCCCGGCGCCAACGAGAACTTCACGAAGTACCAGCCGCACGCGGACCACAAGGACCGCGAGAAGTACCCGATCCTCTTCTTCACCTTCTACACCATGACCGCGCTGCTCTTCGGCACCTTCGGCTTCTTCGGCCTGCACACCCTGCTCTGGCTGATCCGCTCGCTCAAGGAGAAGCACAAGGCCCCGCCGCTGCGGATCACCGAGGAGAAGATGTACTGGCGCTTCGGCTTCTACGAGCGCGCGCTGCACTTCCTGATCATCGTCAGCTTCCTCACGCTCGCGATGACCGGGCTGCCGCTGAAGTTCAGCTACACGCACTGGGCGCGGACGCTCGCCTCCTTCCTCGGCGGCTTCGAGACCGCCGGCTTCGTGCATCGGGCGATGGGCGTCGTGACCTTCACCTACTTCGCCCTGCACCTGGGCAAGATCTTCCGCAGGGTCCTCAAGGGCGAGCAGGGCATGTTCGTCGGCCCGAACTCGATGGTGCCCCAGCTCAAGGACCTCGACGACCTGATCGGGACGATCAAGTGGTTCTTCGGCGCCGGCCCGCGGCCGAAGTACGACCGCTACACCTACTGGGAGAAGTTCGACTACTGGGCGGTCTTCTGGGGCGTCGGGATGATCGGGCTCTCGGGGCTCGTGCTCTGGTTCCCGACGCTCGCCGCGAAGGCGCTGCCCGGGTGGGCCTTCAACATCGCGATGATCATCCACTCCGACGAGGCGATCCTGGCCACGGGCTTCATCTTCGCGATCCACTTCTTCAACAGCCACCTGCGGCCGGAGAAGTTCCCGATGGACTTCGTGATCTTCACCGGGCGCGTGCACCTCGACGAGCTCAAGCACGAGCGGCCGATGGAGTACGAGCGGGTGCTGGCCTCGGGCGAGCTGGAGAAGCGCATGGGGATGCACGTGCTGCCCTGGCAGTACAAGGCCGCGCGCATCTTCGGGATGACGGCGCTGACCATCGGGTTGGCGCTGCTGCTGCTGATGATCTCGGTCTGGTTCGTCCACTAGGGGCGGGCGCGGCCCGCGTCTGAGGTCGCGGCCGGTGCGGGGCGGGCGCCCCGCACCGGCCGTCTTCTTTTCCGGGATCTGCGGCCGGGCGGCGCGCCCGGCGGTGCGCTACTGGGTCTTGAGCGGCTGGGTCGCGCGGCGCCAGGCGTTGATGCCGCCGTCGAGGTTGTAGACCTGCGTGTACCCCTTCTCCTGCAGCAGTTGCACCGCCGCGAAGCTGCGGCCGCCGATCGAGCAGATGAGCAGGATCGGCGCGTCCTTCGGCAGCGAGTGGCGTCCCTCCATGATGTCGATGAACGGGATGTTCCGCGAGCCCTCGATGTAGCCCTGGGCGTACTCCTGGGGGGCGCGCACGTCGACCAGCAGCAGGTCCTTGTGATCGGCCATGAGCTTCCGCGCCTCCGCCACCGGCAGGGAAGCCTTGTCGTCGATCATCTTCTGGCTGGCCGCCGGGGCCGGGGCCTCCGCGGCGCCCGCCGCGCCCGCCGCGCCGGCCAGCAGGCAGGCTGCCAGGAGGGCTGCGCCGAGGGTTCGGTTCCTGTCGATCCTCTTCAACACGGTTCCAGTGCTCCTTTCATATCCACCCGGACCCGGCGGCCCCGCCGCGCCGCTCCCGGCGCCCGCGGGGCCTCCCCACCGTGGGCCCGCCGTCCGGGGGCGGCGGGCAATCCATAATCATGCCACGAGGGCCGTGCTTCGGCAAATGCCGTTGGAGAACCTTCGTCGCGTCCGCCGGCCCGGTCGCCGTCGGCGCTCGCCGGCTGCCCACCGCGGGCGGTCGGCCTGATATGATGCCGCGGATGTCGGTGGCAAGCGGCGATGCGCGCGCCGGCAGCCTGGATCCCGTGCGGTTGTCGCGGCGGTGGTTCTGGCTGGCCGGTTCCGCCCTCACGGCGGCCCTGGTCCTGAGGGAGCCGGGGCACTTCCTCAACCCGCAGTTCTGGGCGGAGGACGCCTCGGTCCTCTTCAACCAGTCGTGGGAGGAGGGCTTCGTCCGCTCCCTGGTCACGCCCGCGTCCGGCTACCTGTACACCTTCGGTCGGCTCGTCGCGGGGCTGGCCCTGCTCCTGCCGCTCTCGTGGGCGCCGCTGGTGTTCAACCTGGCCGCGTGCGCGGTGCAGGCGCTGCCGATCTTCTACCTGCTCAGCGGCAGGCTCGGCAGGTATCTTCCGAGCCCGCTCGCGCGCCTGGCCGCGGCGGCGATCTACGTGGCCGCGCCCAACTCGTACGAGACCTACGTCAATCTGGCCAACAGTCAGTCGAACCTCGCCCTCGCCGCCCTGCTGGTCCTCCTCGCCGATCGGCCCGCCAGCCGCCGGGTTCAAGCGGCGGAGCTCTGCCTGCTGGCCGTGTTCGGGCTGACGGGTCCGTTCGGCATCGTCCTCCTTCCGGTCGCGGCGTGGACCCTCCTCGCGGGAAGGCGTGACGGGGCGCGAGGCTGGCGGATCGCCACGGCGGCGGTCCTGGCGGCGGGGGCTGTGGTCCAGCTTCCCATCATGGCGATTTCGGGGCGCGTCGCGGCCGACGCCGGCGGCCCGGTGACGCTGTCGCAGTGGCTCCAGATCATCTCGACCCATGTCTTCTACAACTCCGTGCTCGGCATCGAAAGGATGACCGACGCACGGTGGGCGGCCGACCTGGCGGCCAACCGCGGCGCACAGCTCCTCGCAGTGGCGGTTGTCGGCGTGCTGATCGCCTTCGTCATCCGCCGGCGCCACCGCGCGCTGGGCGGCCTGCTCTACCTCGCCGGCGCGACCGTCGCGCTCTCCTTCCTCTTTCCTTCGAACGGTCTGGAACACTGGCTCGCGCCGAGTTTCGGGCCGCGCTACTATCTGTACGCGACGTTGTTCGTGCTCTATGCCACGCTCCTGCTCTGCCTGCGGGGCGGCCCGCTGCGCTGGCTCGGCGCGGCGCTGGCGGTGCCGGCGCTGACCGTCGGGATCCCCGGCGACTTTCAGTACGAGAGGCACCTCGACACGCGGTGGGCGGACCAGGTCGCGGTCTTCGAGTCCCTGCCCGGCGGCGAACGCCTGCGCATCCCCGTGCAGCCGAGCCCCCACCTGTGGTTTACGCTGCGCAAGAAGATCGGGGAGCGGCGCGCTCCGCCGCTCGCCGGGCTGCGCAGGCGTCCCGGAGAGCTCGCCCACGGTGTGAACCAGCCGGCCTTCCGGGAGCGCGGCGGGGCGCAGCACGTGCAGTTGTCCGGCTGGGTCTCGAGCACCCATGAGGACGGGAATGGGTCCCGCGTCTGGCTGGCCGTTGACGGCCGCCTCTACCCGGCGCTGCAACGGGAGTTCTGCCTTGGCCGCTCGGACGCTGGGGGCGGTCCAGACAGGCACTACCTGCAGTTTCACCAGGAGATCCCGCTCGAGGAGCTGCGACCGGGGCGCCACAGAGTCTCGGTGGCGGTGCTCGATCCGGACCGCACCGCCTACCGTTCCGGCGTGGAGAAGCAGTTCGGCATCGTCGTCGACGGCCCGAGGCTCGTCACCACGGAGGTGCGCTGAACCCGTCCCGGCCGGCGCCAGGCGCTGAAGCGCCGGCCCCGGCGAGGGCGGCTTGACAGCCGGCGCGGGAACTCTGTTCAATCGGCGGCGTCAAAGGGCGTGCAGGGGACAGGAGGAGGCGTGCTCATGCGTGTGACGCGGTCGGCGGCGCTGCTCGTCGGGCTGCTCGTGCTGGCCGGCGGCCCGGCCGCGCCCGCGGCGGCAGCCGTGTCCGCCGCGGAGAAGGTCGCGATCGACCTGGAGTCGCGCATCGTCGAGGAGACCCTGCCCAACGGCCTGCGGGTGATCGTCCTGCCGCGGCACCAGTCGCCGACGGTCTCGCTCTCCATGCAGTTCCGGGTCGGCTCGGCGCAGGAGGCCGAGGGTGCGAGCGGCCTGGCGCACCTGCTCGAGCACATGATGTTCAAGGGCACGCGCACCCTGGGCACCCGCGACTGGGCCGCCGAGCGCCCGCTGCTCGAGCGCATCGAGGGGATCGTCGGCGAGCTCGACGCCGAGAGGCGCCGCGGCGCGGCGGCGGACGCCGCGCGCGTCGCCGACCTGGAGGCGCGCCTCGCGGCGGCCCAGGCCGAGGCGCGGAAGTACGTCGTCAAGGACGAGATCGACGCGATCTACACCGAAAACGGCGAGCAGGGCTTCAATGCGAGCACGGGCGTGGATGTCACGGCCTACAAGATCAGCCTCCCCGCCAACCGGCTGCCGCTCTGGGCGCGGATCGAGTCCGAGCGGCTGCGCGAGCCGGTCATGCGCGAGTTCTATTCCGAGCGCGAGGTCGTGCGCGAGGAGCGCCGCCAGTCCTACGAGAGCGACCCCTCGCGCAAGCTCTACGAGCTGCTCTTCGCGTCGGCCTTCTTCGCGCACCCCTACCGCCGGCCGGTCATCGGCTGGGACGGGGACGTGCGGTACCTGCGCGCGCCGCAGGCCGAGCGGTTCTTCCGCACGTGGTATGCGCCGAACAACACGGTGCTCGCGGTTGTCGGCGACGTGGACCCGGCCGCGTTCCTCGCGCTCGTGCGCGCCGCCTTCGGGTCGATCCCCGCGCAGCCGCTCCCGCCCGACACGGCGACGCCCGAGCCCGAGCAGCGCGGCGAGCGCCGGGTCGCGCTGGCGGCCGACGCCCAGCCGGAGCTGCTCATCGGCTGGCACAAGCCGACGCTCCCGACGTTCGAGGACTACGTCTTCGACCTGATCGACGGCCTGCTGACCACCGGCCGCACTTCGCGGCTGTACCGGCGCCTCGTCGAGGAGACGCAGGTGGCCGTCTCCGTCTCGAGCAGCAACGGCCTGCCCGGGGGGCGCTACGACAACCTTTTCACGGTCGGCGCGACGCCGCGCGCCCCGCACACGGCCGGCGAGGTCGAGGCGGCCATCGACGCCGAGCTCGCCCGCCTCATCGCCGAGCCGGCGGCGCCCGAGGAGCTGCAGCGCGTCAAGAACCAGCTGCGCGCCGATCTCGTGCGCGGTCTGCAGTCGAACGAGGGGATGGCCGCGACCCTCGGCTACTACGCGACGGTGGCCGGCGACTGGCGGTACCTGACGACCCACCTGGACCGGCTCGAGGCGATCACGCCGGCCGACATCCAGGCGGTCGCGGCGAAGTACCTGCGCCGCGAGAACCGGACCGTCGCGGTGATCGAGACGACGCAAGCAGGGGCGGATGCGCCTGACGAAAAATAGATCTGTCCCCTTTTCGCTGCTCGTCGCCTGCGTCGCGCTCGC of the bacterium genome contains:
- the lon gene encoding endopeptidase La, whose amino-acid sequence is MSGTKKEEVVKIPKELPVLPVRDIVVFPYMIIPLFVARTLSISAIDESLAKDRMIFLATQRDQTVEEPAPDQLYPVGTAALIMRMLKMPDGRIKILVQGVARARIEKVLQEEPFLKVQVRRLREHEAAPGDLEIEALVRSVKEQMQKVAAMGKAVLPDIMLVAENLDDPGRLADLLGSNLGLRVHDAQEILEVADPVARLRRVNELLAKEINLLEMQEKIQTRAKGEIDKSQREYYLREQLKAIQKELGDADERSGEMSEYRSKVEAAGMPETVRAQALKQLDRLSHMHQDAAEASMLRTYLDWLVELPWSRATTDVLDIPAAEKVLDEDHYDLEKVKTRILEYLAVRKLREEMKGPILCFVGPPGVGKTSLGRSIARALGRKFARISLGGVRDEAEIRGHRRTYVGALPGKIIQGIHSAGSNNPVFMLDEIDKLGADFRGDPSAALLEVLDPEQNNSFTDHYLGLPFDLSKVLFIATANMMDPIPGPLKDRMEVLVIPGYTDDEKLHIARTYILPRQLREHGLAAGAVRVPDAVFLKIINQYTREAGLRNLEREVASVCRKLARKVASGESGPFAVTPRLVEQFLGPRRYFHEGEQEKSECGVATGLAWTPTGGEILYVETTLMKGGKGLTLTGQLGDVMKESAQAAVSYARSRADALGIDPDFHAKHDIHIHVPAGAIPKDGPSAGVTIATSLISALSSTPVNKAVAMTGEITLRGRVLPIGGLKEKALAAHRAGIRTIIAPAKNGPDLEELPPKIRRSMKFVLVESMEEVLATALVAAEKGADPSCTTDAAVAG
- the galU gene encoding UTP--glucose-1-phosphate uridylyltransferase GalU, with protein sequence MSVTKAVFPVGGLGTRFLPATKASPKEMLALVDKPLIQYVVEEAALAGITDAVFVTGRGKRAIEDHFDTIFELEHALDRKGNRKLLEEVRKITNLANFAYVRQGEPLGLGHAILCARNLVGDEPFAVLLGDDIVSGRVPCLRQLIDAYERLARSSGEVVGGVIAVQRVRGPEISSYGVIKAEPVAGSRRLFRVRGLVEKPAPDKAPSDLAIIGRYVLAPAIFESLAVTPRGRGGEVQLTDALRDLTVERNYPLYAVLFEGRRYDAGDKLGFLQATVEFALANAELGPPFRRYLRELLRRRRPARA
- a CDS encoding rhodanese-like domain-containing protein, with the protein product MLKRIDRNRTLGAALLAACLLAGAAGAAGAAEAPAPAASQKMIDDKASLPVAEARKLMADHKDLLLVDVRAPQEYAQGYIEGSRNIPFIDIMEGRHSLPKDAPILLICSIGGRSFAAVQLLQEKGYTQVYNLDGGINAWRRATQPLKTQ
- a CDS encoding Hsp20/alpha crystallin family protein; this translates as MGFRRTTADPFAGEPEDEDFPGRPVAAGRPEHPAIEETEFPAIDVFETAGELIVEAELPGLDASQIGVSAGEGLIVIEGFKAEEPGPSRVNFLCMERTFGPFRRAVLAGRAVDVTRAAATYRDGVLQVRVPKIEERRGSRRVIPVQTAGAEGGGER
- a CDS encoding cytochrome c3 family protein is translated as MQRVSGARGARTAPGSLWFLFRLVAVVAAAWIMQPGPAAAVGRTDCFECHNGSDGPTVDEKLFDQTVHADLDCTECHADVKDVPHDAPLKKVDCSQCHDKVQAVYNGSIHGMAQKSGVKEAARCPDCHGMHNIFSPKDQRSTVYPLNLAETCGACHSNAALAKKYDIPVADPYQKYKQSIHGRALLRSGLVVSAVCNDCHGTHDILPHTDPKSRINYQNIRKTCGSCHEGVLAQFNQSVHGKALDSGAKLPTGKGAPTCTVCHHSHEIVRITEEDWKLHNLQECGNCHADRINTYRETYHGQITTLGYAKVARCSDCHGSHNILPPSDPKSILAPGANKVQTCRKCHPGANENFTKYQPHADHKDREKYPILFFTFYTMTALLFGTFGFFGLHTLLWLIRSLKEKHKAPPLRITEEKMYWRFGFYERALHFLIIVSFLTLAMTGLPLKFSYTHWARTLASFLGGFETAGFVHRAMGVVTFTYFALHLGKIFRRVLKGEQGMFVGPNSMVPQLKDLDDLIGTIKWFFGAGPRPKYDRYTYWEKFDYWAVFWGVGMIGLSGLVLWFPTLAAKALPGWAFNIAMIIHSDEAILATGFIFAIHFFNSHLRPEKFPMDFVIFTGRVHLDELKHERPMEYERVLASGELEKRMGMHVLPWQYKAARIFGMTALTIGLALLLLMISVWFVH
- a CDS encoding pitrilysin family protein; this encodes MRVTRSAALLVGLLVLAGGPAAPAAAAVSAAEKVAIDLESRIVEETLPNGLRVIVLPRHQSPTVSLSMQFRVGSAQEAEGASGLAHLLEHMMFKGTRTLGTRDWAAERPLLERIEGIVGELDAERRRGAAADAARVADLEARLAAAQAEARKYVVKDEIDAIYTENGEQGFNASTGVDVTAYKISLPANRLPLWARIESERLREPVMREFYSEREVVREERRQSYESDPSRKLYELLFASAFFAHPYRRPVIGWDGDVRYLRAPQAERFFRTWYAPNNTVLAVVGDVDPAAFLALVRAAFGSIPAQPLPPDTATPEPEQRGERRVALAADAQPELLIGWHKPTLPTFEDYVFDLIDGLLTTGRTSRLYRRLVEETQVAVSVSSSNGLPGGRYDNLFTVGATPRAPHTAGEVEAAIDAELARLIAEPAAPEELQRVKNQLRADLVRGLQSNEGMAATLGYYATVAGDWRYLTTHLDRLEAITPADIQAVAAKYLRRENRTVAVIETTQAGADAPDEK